A single Arcobacter sp. FWKO B DNA region contains:
- a CDS encoding EAL domain-containing protein, with protein MIDFFSKNKIFLAFIAILLFILASILHSFKVNEYIHYNKAFQEKVEKLKYCDEKLNVTILQGTILLDRGYSEIDDTMDRINNVYSSFETLNLTETKKFYLNEYLEIVKQKEQLGKDAVKAAINMQNVISQLPNMQFHLRENINFQDESEKQFLFQSSSILIRLLKTNDFKNSDIKYEIESLIQNLNNISLKNQQLNSFKNSYIELYNVYLNNQQVYIQSLNKVFELESKHSIELIDKEFLASSKNILGNLNSISILLVAIFTLTIISILFLLSKVKTDNKRLNSITKTLEFNSKYDSLTGLMNRTSFNEVIKSNPKDAVFILINIDNFKDLNDFYGFDVGDVILYKVANRLKLFVIEFFPQDTTIFRLGGDDFGILVNTRSKTFAFNSLILNFLNKISETNFNIKGFKIRITASASITKKEPYLQTADASMKVLKQKKNDKYIVYSDELKIFENSNKNFEYTHKVIQALEQNGIKPYFQPIVCAKTNKIIKYEALVRLIEPDGTVLTPNLFLDISKQIREYKYITQTMFLKSFNIFLERDEELSLNIGYEDMIDIDTETFIENQFIIFPELGPRITFEILETDSIEDYDKVYSFITKFKAYGCKFAIDDFGSGYSNFEQVLKMKADFLKIDGSLIKDVVKDPDAKIVVETIVDFAKKTGLKTIAEFVSDAEIAKILDEIGVDYKQGFYYGKPEPLSKTKDGLHE; from the coding sequence ATGATTGATTTTTTTAGTAAAAACAAAATTTTTTTAGCTTTTATAGCAATATTATTATTTATTTTAGCATCTATTTTACATAGTTTCAAAGTAAATGAGTATATCCATTACAATAAAGCATTTCAAGAAAAAGTAGAGAAATTAAAATATTGTGACGAAAAGCTAAATGTTACTATATTGCAAGGGACTATTCTACTTGATAGAGGATATTCTGAAATAGATGATACAATGGATAGGATAAATAATGTATATTCTTCTTTTGAAACTTTAAACTTAACAGAAACAAAAAAATTTTATCTTAACGAATACCTTGAAATAGTAAAACAAAAAGAACAGCTAGGTAAAGATGCAGTAAAAGCTGCTATAAATATGCAAAATGTTATATCACAACTTCCAAATATGCAATTTCACCTCAGAGAAAATATAAACTTTCAAGATGAAAGTGAAAAACAATTTTTGTTTCAAAGTTCTTCAATATTGATTAGACTCCTTAAAACAAATGACTTTAAAAACTCAGATATTAAATATGAAATAGAAAGCTTAATTCAAAATCTAAATAACATTTCACTAAAAAACCAACAACTTAATTCTTTTAAAAACTCATATATTGAACTTTATAATGTATATCTAAATAATCAACAAGTATATATACAATCATTAAACAAAGTATTTGAACTTGAAAGTAAACACTCTATAGAATTAATAGATAAAGAATTTTTAGCAAGTTCAAAAAATATTTTAGGTAATCTTAATAGCATTTCAATTTTACTAGTAGCTATATTTACTCTTACTATCATTTCAATTTTATTTTTATTATCAAAAGTAAAAACAGACAATAAAAGGCTAAACTCTATCACAAAAACTTTGGAATTTAACTCAAAGTATGACTCATTGACTGGACTAATGAATAGAACTAGTTTCAATGAAGTGATAAAATCAAATCCAAAAGATGCTGTATTTATACTGATTAATATTGATAACTTCAAAGACTTGAACGATTTTTATGGATTTGATGTTGGAGATGTTATTTTATACAAAGTTGCAAATAGACTGAAACTTTTTGTAATAGAGTTCTTTCCACAAGATACTACTATTTTTAGACTTGGTGGTGATGACTTTGGGATACTTGTAAATACAAGGAGTAAGACTTTTGCTTTTAACTCTTTGATTTTAAATTTTTTAAATAAAATAAGTGAAACTAACTTTAATATAAAAGGTTTTAAAATAAGAATAACTGCAAGTGCTAGTATCACAAAGAAAGAGCCTTATTTACAAACTGCTGATGCCTCAATGAAAGTCTTAAAACAAAAGAAAAATGATAAATATATTGTTTATAGTGATGAACTTAAAATATTTGAAAACTCTAATAAAAACTTTGAATATACACATAAAGTTATTCAAGCCCTAGAACAAAATGGTATAAAGCCATATTTTCAACCAATAGTATGTGCAAAAACAAATAAAATAATCAAATACGAAGCTCTTGTAAGACTTATAGAACCTGATGGCACAGTTCTTACTCCAAATCTATTTTTGGATATTTCTAAACAAATAAGAGAATATAAATATATCACGCAAACTATGTTTTTAAAAAGCTTCAATATCTTCCTTGAAAGAGATGAAGAATTGAGTTTAAATATTGGTTATGAAGATATGATTGATATTGATACAGAAACTTTCATAGAAAATCAATTTATCATTTTTCCAGAACTTGGTCCAAGAATTACTTTTGAGATACTTGAAACAGACAGTATAGAAGATTATGACAAAGTTTATTCATTTATTACGAAATTTAAAGCTTATGGTTGTAAGTTTGCAATAGATGATTTTGGTAGTGGATACTCAAACTTTGAACAAGTTTTAAAAATGAAGGCTGATTTTCTTAAGATTGATGGCTCACTTATTAAAGATGTGGTTAAAGATCCAGATGCAAAAATAGTTGTAGAAACAATAGTAGACTTTGCAAAAAAAACTGGTCTTAAAACAATAGCTGAGTTTGTTTCAGATGCGGAAATTGCAAAAATTTTAGACGAAATTGGAGTAGACTATAAACAAGGTTTTTATTATGGAAAACCTGAACCTTTATCAAAAACAAAAGATGGATTGCACGAATAG
- a CDS encoding LexA family transcriptional regulator, whose translation MEFSEIIDKLKDIISSEIGNKRVFDKDVATALHISNESLSHLKKRNSIPYEQIAYFCAKRNISINWVLFDQLPKSLEEQTNKYTKIKYFKEISASAGGGSLNFEEDYEYIAFDSIILQSLYKSNKIISDDIVAINVIGDSMYPTLNDKEIILFDKTKKDISKGGIFVVSTLAGLFVKRISRKLDGNIELISDNKNYNSEIFKPYELENINILGKVISKIGVV comes from the coding sequence TTGGAATTTAGTGAAATAATTGACAAATTAAAAGATATTATTAGTTCAGAAATTGGGAACAAAAGGGTATTTGATAAAGATGTTGCTACAGCTTTGCATATATCCAATGAAAGTTTGTCCCATCTAAAAAAAAGGAACTCTATTCCTTATGAACAAATTGCATATTTTTGTGCAAAAAGAAATATATCTATTAATTGGGTACTTTTTGATCAATTGCCAAAGTCATTAGAAGAACAAACAAACAAATATACAAAAATAAAATATTTTAAAGAGATAAGTGCAAGTGCTGGTGGAGGTTCTTTAAATTTTGAAGAAGATTATGAATATATAGCATTTGATTCAATTATATTGCAAAGTTTATACAAATCAAACAAAATAATATCAGATGATATAGTAGCAATTAATGTAATAGGAGATTCTATGTATCCTACATTAAATGATAAAGAAATAATACTCTTTGACAAAACAAAAAAAGACATCTCAAAAGGTGGAATATTTGTAGTATCAACACTAGCAGGGCTCTTTGTAAAAAGAATATCAAGAAAACTTGATGGGAATATAGAACTAATTAGTGATAACAAAAACTACAATAGTGAAATATTTAAGCCTTATGAACTTGAAAATATAAATATTCTTGGAAAAGTAATTAGCAAAATAGGAGTAGTATAA
- a CDS encoding UDP-2,3-diacylglucosamine diphosphatase: protein MINDIHHQSSTINYLLSTIKEGAIFIADSHYNKERNELVTILEKIKSGDIQTTQLFLMGDIFDFLCEESNYFKTVNQEPISIINELSQKIEIYYFEGNHDFNLASIFPKVKVFPRNIQPVAFGLHTNMIAYLSHGDIYTNNIYNLYCKVIRNSLLLKIVNLFDFNNFITKKIAKKLAIKNICKKLDNFDDFMISRINSYPPCDYIIEGHFHQCSSLLYANKNYFNLPSAFCSKMYARMSQKSIKLEHLNIND, encoded by the coding sequence ATGATTAATGATATTCACCATCAGTCATCAACTATAAACTATCTACTATCTACTATCAAAGAAGGAGCTATATTCATAGCTGATTCACACTATAACAAAGAAAGAAATGAGTTAGTAACCATATTAGAAAAAATCAAATCTGGTGATATACAAACAACACAACTTTTTTTGATGGGTGATATCTTTGATTTTTTATGTGAAGAATCTAACTACTTTAAAACAGTAAATCAAGAACCAATTTCTATTATCAATGAGCTATCTCAAAAAATAGAGATATATTATTTTGAAGGTAATCACGATTTTAATCTTGCTTCTATATTTCCAAAAGTAAAAGTTTTTCCAAGAAATATACAACCTGTAGCTTTTGGTTTACATACTAATATGATAGCTTATCTAAGTCATGGTGATATATATACAAACAATATTTATAATCTTTACTGTAAGGTTATTAGAAACTCTTTGTTACTTAAAATTGTAAACTTATTTGATTTCAACAACTTTATTACAAAAAAAATTGCAAAAAAATTGGCAATTAAAAATATATGCAAAAAACTAGATAATTTTGATGATTTTATGATATCTAGGATAAATAGCTATCCACCATGTGATTATATTATTGAAGGTCACTTTCATCAATGTAGTTCATTATTATATGCTAACAAAAATTATTTTAATTTACCTTCAGCTTTTTGTTCTAAAATGTATGCTAGAATGTCACAAAAAAGTATAAAATTGGAACATCTAAATATTAATGATTGA
- a CDS encoding DNA polymerase IV, translating to MKIHLDLDCFFVSAERARYPFLNGKCVVVAKGSDKKIFSNTKKDGRLLQEAGAFNSILQFDSNYDKSSVLTNWKKEFIDEDGAIHAIVIAKSYECKPYGIKTGTHLGDAFCMCKELIVLPSDHMYYQSISHKLKEFLDTKIPLIEQYSIDEFFGDLTGWINDEDVYDFINDLQAQIMDIFSLPISIAASESKWIAKLATDKIKPYGVKVVTKEKVDEFTQDIGINEFPGIGKSISKRLASYYINTISQAKQYPSIFDSYGKMGKVLYKRICGIDNEAVIPSVNRKGIGISRNFSAIISREELLRRVAILARYLSHTILKLNLNPTTFYFKIKYEYNLKASKSITIDRVFNEKFLIDLAKEMFLTLDTHHNYKIHKISMNASNFTSTSNQKTLSLLTLQKDISQARLSQSLVKIRDKYGIDIIKYGIENIP from the coding sequence ATGAAAATACATCTAGATTTAGATTGTTTTTTTGTATCTGCTGAAAGGGCTAGATATCCATTTTTAAATGGTAAATGTGTAGTTGTTGCAAAAGGAAGTGATAAAAAAATATTTTCTAATACAAAAAAAGATGGTAGGTTATTGCAAGAAGCTGGAGCTTTTAACTCTATTTTACAGTTTGATAGCAATTACGATAAAAGCTCTGTATTAACAAATTGGAAAAAAGAGTTTATAGATGAAGATGGAGCTATTCATGCTATAGTAATAGCAAAAAGTTATGAATGTAAACCTTATGGGATAAAAACAGGTACGCATTTGGGTGATGCTTTTTGTATGTGTAAAGAGCTAATAGTGTTACCTAGTGATCACATGTATTATCAAAGTATATCTCATAAACTTAAAGAGTTCCTTGATACAAAAATACCACTTATTGAACAATATTCAATTGATGAGTTTTTTGGTGATTTAACTGGCTGGATTAACGATGAAGATGTATATGATTTTATAAATGATTTACAAGCTCAGATAATGGATATATTTTCATTACCTATTAGTATTGCAGCAAGTGAGTCAAAATGGATTGCGAAACTTGCAACAGACAAAATAAAACCATATGGAGTTAAAGTGGTTACTAAAGAAAAAGTCGATGAATTTACACAAGATATAGGTATAAATGAATTTCCTGGTATTGGAAAGTCTATTTCAAAAAGACTTGCATCATATTATATAAATACCATTTCGCAGGCAAAACAATATCCAAGTATTTTTGATTCTTATGGTAAGATGGGGAAGGTATTATATAAAAGGATATGTGGTATAGATAATGAAGCTGTAATACCATCTGTAAATAGAAAAGGGATAGGAATAAGTAGAAACTTTAGTGCAATAATATCTCGTGAGGAACTTTTAAGAAGAGTAGCTATCTTAGCAAGATATTTGTCTCATACTATCTTAAAGCTAAATCTTAATCCAACAACTTTTTACTTTAAGATAAAATATGAGTACAACTTAAAAGCATCAAAGTCTATTACTATTGATAGAGTATTTAATGAAAAATTTTTGATTGACTTGGCAAAAGAGATGTTTTTAACCCTTGATACACACCATAACTATAAAATTCATAAGATATCAATGAATGCATCAAATTTTACATCTACTTCAAATCAAAAGACGCTCTCTTTACTAACACTGCAAAAAGATATTTCTCAAGCAAGATTGTCACAAAGTCTAGTAAAAATAAGAGATAAGTATGGAATAGATATCATAAAATATGGTATAGAAAATATACCTTAA